A single genomic interval of uncultured Desulfobacter sp. harbors:
- the atpF gene encoding F0F1 ATP synthase subunit B: protein MEKINWKKHLKVSATVVVLVAGATVVWASGGGHGETVHNAWKDIDTWKVLNFVLLVLGCFFIAKKPVAQFFSSRTKGIEEELTDLEQKKADAEKKLAEYEARFRNLEQESEMIVEDYIKQGEDAKKRILEEAEAQAEKLEGLAKRNIEQEFKAAKAALQQEVVDRAMEQAEALIKKSITTQDQNRLVDEYLKKVEA from the coding sequence ATGGAAAAAATTAATTGGAAAAAACACCTTAAAGTTTCCGCAACTGTCGTGGTCCTTGTGGCCGGCGCGACAGTGGTCTGGGCTTCCGGCGGCGGTCACGGTGAAACAGTGCACAACGCATGGAAGGATATTGATACCTGGAAAGTACTCAACTTCGTCCTCCTTGTGCTTGGCTGCTTTTTCATCGCTAAAAAGCCGGTGGCGCAGTTTTTTTCTTCCCGTACAAAAGGGATTGAAGAAGAGTTAACGGACTTGGAACAGAAAAAAGCCGACGCAGAGAAGAAACTTGCAGAATACGAAGCCCGGTTTAGAAATCTTGAACAGGAATCTGAGATGATTGTTGAAGATTACATCAAGCAGGGTGAAGATGCCAAGAAAAGAATTCTTGAAGAGGCTGAAGCCCAGGCTGAAAAGCTCGAAGGTCTGGCAAAGCGCAATATCGAACAAGAATTCAAAGCTGCAAAAGCGGCTCTTCAGCAGGAAGTTGTGGATCGTGCAATGGAGCAGGCAGAGGCGCTCATTAAAAAATCCATCACAACCCAGGATCAGAACCGTCTGGTCGATGAATACTTGAAAAAGGTGGAGGCATAA
- the atpH gene encoding ATP synthase F1 subunit delta, with product MKNLAVSRRYAKALILIGREDGQAEGYNNELSAMVGLLDSQQGFEQALTNPLIGKSERKKLLESVIAAAGFSKVMSAFLSLLFDKGRIGFLRDIAAYYSTMADELKDVVRATVVAATNLSKTNINKIQKSLAKKTGKTVVLDVQKDSSLIGGIITKIGDLVLDGSVKTQLINMRETLKKGESV from the coding sequence ATGAAGAATCTTGCAGTTTCAAGGCGTTATGCCAAGGCGTTGATTTTGATAGGCCGGGAGGATGGTCAGGCGGAGGGGTACAATAATGAACTTTCCGCAATGGTTGGGCTTTTAGATTCCCAACAGGGTTTTGAACAGGCCCTTACCAATCCGCTAATCGGAAAAAGTGAACGTAAAAAGCTTCTTGAGTCGGTAATTGCTGCTGCAGGTTTTTCAAAAGTGATGAGTGCTTTTTTGTCATTGCTTTTTGATAAAGGCAGGATCGGTTTTCTTAGAGACATTGCTGCATATTATAGTACAATGGCTGATGAACTTAAAGATGTTGTCAGAGCAACTGTTGTGGCTGCCACAAACCTGTCCAAGACAAACATTAATAAAATTCAGAAGTCTTTGGCGAAGAAAACCGGTAAAACCGTTGTGCTTGATGTGCAAAAGGATTCAAGCCTTATTGGCGGTATTATCACAAAAATCGGCGATCTTGTCCTTGACGGCAGCGTAAAAACCCAGCTGATCAATATGAGGGAAACTTTAAAAAAAGGTGAGAGTGTATAA
- the atpA gene encoding F0F1 ATP synthase subunit alpha, with protein sequence MEIKAEEISQIIKDQIKGFDAQVDLSETGVVLSAGDGIARVYGLEKVKAMELVEFPGGILGLALNLEEDNVGVAILGDDKVIKEGDMVKRTDRIASVPVGEALLGRVVTTTGEPVDGKGPISSDTYMNMELVAPGVIARKGVHEPCYTGSKAIDGMTPVGRGQRELIIGDRQIGKTAVAVDAIIAQKESGIKCIYVACGQKKSTVAQVVAALEEHGAMEYTTVVVASASESAAMQYLAPYAGCAMGEYFRDKGEHALIVYDDLSKQAVAYRQVSLLLRRPPGREAFPGDIFYNHSRLLERSAKMSDELGAGSLTALPIIETQEGDVSAFIPTNVISITDGQIFLDKDLFFAGIRPAIDVGLSVSRVGGAAQVKAMKQVAGTLRLDLAQFRELEAFAAFGSDLDAATQKQLTRGERLVELLKQPQYQPLPMEKQVTILYAGTKGYLDAYPQEAVPAYEAGLYPFVESRFPEVFSGLKEKQKIDDELEAKLKECLTAYAGEFKETLS encoded by the coding sequence ATGGAAATTAAAGCAGAAGAAATAAGCCAGATAATCAAAGATCAAATTAAAGGGTTTGATGCACAGGTTGATCTGAGCGAAACAGGTGTCGTTCTGTCAGCGGGTGACGGTATTGCCCGTGTTTATGGTTTGGAAAAGGTAAAAGCCATGGAGCTGGTTGAGTTTCCCGGCGGGATTCTGGGTCTTGCGCTCAACCTTGAAGAAGACAACGTCGGTGTGGCCATTCTTGGTGATGACAAAGTTATCAAAGAAGGCGACATGGTTAAGAGAACCGATCGTATCGCTTCCGTCCCCGTTGGTGAAGCACTGCTGGGACGCGTTGTAACCACCACAGGCGAACCTGTTGACGGTAAAGGTCCCATCTCTTCTGATACATATATGAACATGGAGCTGGTTGCTCCGGGTGTTATTGCCAGAAAAGGTGTTCACGAGCCCTGCTACACCGGCTCTAAGGCGATTGACGGTATGACTCCGGTGGGTCGCGGCCAGCGTGAATTGATCATTGGTGACCGTCAGATCGGTAAAACAGCGGTTGCTGTTGACGCCATCATCGCCCAGAAAGAAAGCGGTATTAAATGCATCTATGTTGCCTGCGGCCAGAAAAAATCTACGGTTGCTCAGGTGGTTGCGGCCCTTGAAGAGCACGGTGCCATGGAATACACAACGGTTGTTGTGGCCTCTGCTTCCGAGTCTGCCGCCATGCAGTACCTGGCGCCTTACGCTGGTTGCGCCATGGGCGAATATTTCCGTGACAAAGGGGAACATGCCCTGATCGTTTATGACGACCTTTCAAAACAGGCTGTTGCTTACCGTCAGGTATCTCTGTTGCTCAGACGTCCGCCTGGACGTGAAGCTTTTCCCGGCGATATTTTTTACAACCATAGCCGTCTGCTGGAACGTTCCGCCAAGATGAGTGATGAGCTTGGTGCCGGTTCCCTGACAGCCCTTCCCATCATTGAAACCCAGGAAGGTGACGTATCCGCATTTATTCCCACAAACGTTATCTCCATTACCGACGGCCAGATCTTCCTGGATAAAGACCTTTTCTTTGCCGGTATCCGTCCGGCCATCGACGTTGGACTCTCCGTCTCCCGGGTTGGTGGTGCAGCCCAGGTTAAAGCCATGAAACAGGTGGCCGGTACCCTGCGTCTGGACCTTGCCCAGTTCAGAGAGCTTGAAGCTTTTGCCGCGTTCGGTTCCGACCTTGATGCCGCAACCCAAAAACAGCTGACCCGTGGTGAAAGATTGGTTGAGTTGCTCAAACAGCCCCAGTACCAGCCGCTTCCCATGGAAAAACAGGTAACCATTCTTTATGCCGGTACCAAAGGATATCTTGATGCCTATCCCCAAGAAGCCGTTCCTGCCTACGAGGCCGGTTTGTATCCCTTTGTTGAAAGCCGTTTTCCGGAAGTGTTCTCCGGTCTCAAGGAAAAACAAAAAATTGATGATGAACTTGAGGCTAAGCTGAAAGAATGCCTTACCGCCTATGCCGGAGAATTTAAGGAAACCCTCAGCTAG
- the atpG gene encoding ATP synthase F1 subunit gamma — protein sequence MATLKEVQSKIVSVKKTRQITSAMKMVATSRLRGSQNAMEAFKPYASKFAEVLGSIAGKSGEEASPLLISKDEVKKVALLLCTSDRGLCGGFNINLINKAQNMLKSELQGKEVSFVCYGKKGRDWAKKQGKSIDAEYIGVVGGNVEFSVASGSGQVLIDSFLEGNVDEVYLIYSDFQGMAKQIPTVKQILPIPSLDDVVEQGEAAPAEDGTFLPEHICEPSSDALLGQMLPKNIFIQIYDALLQTSTSEHAARMRAMENATKACEDLVDELQTIFNKTRQAGITSDLMDIVGGAEALKG from the coding sequence ATGGCAACATTAAAAGAAGTACAATCGAAAATAGTCAGTGTAAAAAAGACTAGACAGATTACCTCTGCCATGAAAATGGTCGCTACTTCAAGATTGCGCGGTTCCCAGAATGCCATGGAGGCATTTAAACCCTATGCTTCTAAATTTGCAGAGGTTCTGGGATCCATTGCCGGGAAATCAGGGGAGGAAGCATCCCCCCTTTTGATCTCCAAAGATGAAGTAAAAAAGGTGGCCCTGCTCCTGTGTACCTCAGACAGGGGTCTGTGTGGTGGATTTAACATTAATTTGATTAATAAAGCTCAAAATATGCTTAAATCTGAGCTTCAAGGAAAAGAGGTCTCTTTTGTCTGCTACGGCAAAAAGGGCCGCGACTGGGCAAAAAAACAGGGCAAGTCCATTGATGCCGAATATATCGGCGTTGTGGGAGGCAATGTTGAATTCTCAGTGGCTTCCGGCTCAGGACAAGTATTGATCGACAGTTTCCTTGAAGGAAATGTGGATGAAGTATATCTGATCTATTCTGATTTCCAGGGTATGGCAAAACAAATCCCGACAGTGAAACAGATTCTTCCCATCCCATCCCTTGATGATGTAGTAGAACAGGGAGAAGCCGCACCTGCGGAGGACGGTACATTTTTGCCGGAGCATATCTGCGAGCCGTCTTCGGATGCGCTTTTGGGTCAAATGCTTCCCAAAAATATCTTTATTCAGATATATGATGCACTGCTTCAAACCTCAACGTCGGAACATGCCGCACGTATGCGAGCCATGGAAAATGCAACCAAGGCATGTGAAGATCTTGTGGATGAACTGCAGACCATATTTAACAAAACCCGTCAGGCCGGTATTACATCCGACCTTATGGATATTGTCGGCGGTGCCGAAGCCCTTAAGGGGTAA
- the atpD gene encoding F0F1 ATP synthase subunit beta, whose translation MAENIGKISQVLGAVVDVEFEPGKLPPVLTALTVTNPTIGDMEDNLVIEVAQHLGDNVVRCIGMDVTDGLQRGMPVKDTGSPIMMPVGEASLGRVLNVVGRPVDGLGDISQDKMLPIHRHAPSFIEQDTTVRVLETGVKVIDLLVPFPRGGKMGMFGGAGVGKTVIMMEMVNNIAMQHGGISVFGGVGERTREGNDLYHEMKDSGVLPKCALVYGQMTEPPGARARVALSALTCAEYFRDEEGQDVLLFVDNIFRFTQAGAEVSATLGRMPSAVGYQPTLAVDMGELQERITSTDKGSITAVQCVYVPADDLTDPAPATTFAHLDGTVVLSRQIAELGIYPAVDPLDSTSRILDAAYIGEEHYNVARVVQQTLQKYKELQDIIAILGMDELSDEDKITVQRARKLQKFLSQPFHVAETFTGMAGIFVKVEDTVRSFKEIIEGKHDDLPENAFYMVGAIEDAIEKAKAE comes from the coding sequence ATGGCTGAAAATATAGGTAAAATTTCACAGGTCCTCGGCGCTGTTGTTGACGTTGAGTTCGAGCCCGGAAAACTTCCTCCGGTACTGACTGCTCTGACAGTAACAAACCCCACCATCGGGGATATGGAAGACAATCTGGTAATTGAGGTGGCGCAGCACCTGGGCGACAATGTGGTTCGCTGCATCGGCATGGACGTAACCGATGGTCTTCAAAGGGGTATGCCGGTAAAAGATACCGGCTCTCCCATTATGATGCCGGTGGGCGAAGCTTCCCTGGGCCGTGTTCTTAATGTTGTGGGGCGCCCGGTTGACGGTCTTGGCGATATCTCCCAAGACAAAATGCTGCCCATCCACAGACATGCCCCCTCTTTTATCGAACAGGATACGACTGTTCGCGTTCTTGAAACCGGCGTAAAGGTTATCGACCTTCTGGTTCCCTTCCCCCGTGGCGGTAAAATGGGGATGTTCGGCGGTGCCGGTGTTGGTAAAACCGTTATCATGATGGAAATGGTAAACAACATCGCCATGCAGCATGGTGGTATTTCTGTTTTCGGCGGCGTTGGTGAAAGAACCCGTGAAGGTAACGACCTTTATCATGAGATGAAAGACTCCGGCGTACTTCCCAAATGTGCGCTTGTTTACGGTCAGATGACTGAGCCTCCCGGCGCGCGTGCCCGTGTTGCTCTGTCTGCTTTGACTTGCGCTGAATACTTCCGTGATGAAGAAGGCCAGGACGTGCTTCTCTTTGTCGACAACATCTTCCGTTTCACCCAGGCCGGTGCCGAAGTTTCTGCAACGCTTGGACGTATGCCGTCTGCCGTTGGTTATCAGCCGACACTTGCGGTTGACATGGGTGAGCTGCAGGAACGTATTACATCCACCGACAAAGGCTCCATTACTGCTGTTCAGTGTGTTTACGTACCTGCCGATGACTTGACTGACCCGGCACCTGCCACCACATTCGCACATCTTGACGGAACCGTTGTTCTTTCCCGTCAGATTGCAGAGCTTGGTATTTACCCGGCTGTGGATCCCCTTGACTCCACATCAAGAATCCTTGATGCTGCTTATATTGGCGAAGAACATTATAATGTTGCCCGGGTCGTTCAGCAGACCCTGCAAAAATATAAAGAGCTTCAGGATATTATTGCTATTCTCGGTATGGACGAGCTGTCCGATGAAGATAAAATTACTGTACAACGTGCCAGAAAGCTTCAGAAGTTCCTGTCCCAGCCGTTCCATGTGGCAGAAACATTTACCGGTATGGCCGGCATATTTGTAAAGGTTGAAGATACGGTTCGCTCTTTCAAGGAAATTATCGAAGGTAAGCATGATGACCTTCCCGAAAATGCTTTCTATATGGTGGGGGCTATCGAAGACGCCATTGAAAAAGCCAAAGCTGAATAA
- a CDS encoding F0F1 ATP synthase subunit epsilon, translated as MADKFFLEVVTPQKAIVSEDIQSISAPGSEGEFCALKGHTSFLTSLKIGSIRYQDAAGNERVLFVNGGFAEVLPDKVTILAESAERRKDIDIARAKEALARAERRLSDKAADIDIMRAQAALHRAIFRIRMAEIR; from the coding sequence ATGGCTGATAAATTTTTTCTTGAGGTGGTAACGCCGCAAAAGGCTATTGTTAGTGAAGATATCCAAAGCATTTCAGCTCCCGGCAGTGAAGGTGAATTTTGTGCCTTGAAAGGGCATACAAGCTTTCTGACCTCGTTAAAAATCGGTAGTATCCGTTATCAAGATGCAGCCGGTAATGAGCGCGTGCTTTTTGTCAATGGCGGTTTTGCCGAAGTACTACCGGATAAGGTTACCATTCTGGCGGAATCTGCTGAACGTCGTAAGGACATTGATATTGCCCGGGCAAAAGAGGCCCTGGCTCGTGCTGAGAGACGATTGAGTGACAAAGCGGCAGACATTGATATTATGCGTGCTCAGGCTGCTTTGCATCGGGCTATATTTCGGATTAGAATGGCTGAAATTCGCTAA
- a CDS encoding NTP transferase domain-containing protein produces MNKIAVIILAAGKGSRMKSDLAKVLHKVAGKSMVNHVIEAAKEVASSHIHVVVGHQAETVQKEIQKYHNVQFVLQKELLGTGDAVKSALPGLDACIEHVLVLCGDVPLIKKQTIADLVSAHRNQPADLTVLAAKVNDPTGYGRIIQDNEGQLLAIREEADATDLERQIDIVNTGIFCFEKRFLESGLGRIQNNNSQGEYYLTDLVEVAVQNKAKTLVKITDDVEQVMGVNTMEQLTRINTAFHKTSNEIS; encoded by the coding sequence ATGAATAAGATTGCAGTTATCATATTGGCTGCCGGAAAAGGCAGTCGCATGAAATCGGATTTGGCTAAGGTACTCCACAAAGTCGCAGGTAAAAGCATGGTCAATCACGTCATCGAAGCGGCTAAGGAAGTGGCTTCAAGTCATATTCATGTCGTAGTAGGCCACCAGGCTGAAACGGTACAAAAAGAGATCCAGAAATATCATAATGTGCAATTTGTCCTTCAAAAAGAACTGTTAGGGACAGGGGATGCAGTTAAATCAGCATTGCCAGGGCTTGATGCTTGTATAGAGCATGTCTTGGTGTTGTGTGGTGACGTTCCGTTAATAAAAAAGCAGACTATCGCTGATTTGGTTTCAGCTCACCGGAACCAACCGGCTGATTTGACTGTTCTTGCCGCAAAGGTAAATGACCCGACCGGTTATGGCAGGATTATCCAGGATAATGAAGGGCAGCTTCTAGCCATACGTGAAGAGGCTGATGCGACTGATTTGGAACGGCAGATTGATATCGTTAATACCGGAATTTTTTGTTTTGAAAAGCGGTTTCTTGAATCCGGTCTGGGGCGGATTCAAAACAATAACAGTCAGGGAGAGTATTATCTTACCGACCTTGTGGAAGTTGCTGTTCAAAACAAAGCCAAAACACTTGTTAAGATTACAGATGACGTTGAGCAGGTCATGGGCGTAAATACCATGGAGCAGTTAACCCGCATCAATACAGCGTTTCATAAGACATCGAATGAAATATCTTGA
- a CDS encoding cell division protein ZapA: MDEIVKIELFGEEFKFKPDKDQTHNPVKIAAHVKEYIDDAESLFQNKTSSKNRMAILLLAAMNLSKDYHDLRLKYSDLEEDIEKRVSSLLEKIDKTMK; encoded by the coding sequence TTGGATGAGATCGTTAAAATTGAGCTTTTCGGGGAAGAATTTAAGTTTAAACCGGATAAAGATCAAACACATAATCCGGTAAAGATTGCAGCCCATGTTAAGGAATACATAGATGACGCAGAAAGCCTTTTCCAAAATAAAACCAGCAGTAAAAACAGGATGGCTATTCTGCTTCTTGCAGCCATGAACTTATCCAAGGATTATCATGACCTGCGTTTGAAGTATTCAGACCTTGAAGAAGATATTGAAAAAAGAGTATCATCCTTATTGGAAAAAATAGACAAAACAATGAAATAA
- the rny gene encoding ribonuclease Y produces the protein MNFLMMLAFMLLLIAVGAVILYVIKTKIDQQRLDFQEEQRVAMEEAVKKAETLLKEAKLEARSRLLEMKSTFDAETEETRAELKKEERRLSKKSEKLDKLEDQFAKKEKSLEKSERDVTEKLESATRKEESYTQLLEETKKELEKVSGMTLEQAKELLLKTMEDEARHEGAKMVKKITSEVKEKADKEAKKIISTAIQRYAGDYVAERTVSVVNLPGDEMKGRIIGREGRNIRALEAATGIDLIIDDTPEAVILSGFNPVRREVARLSLEKLISDGRIHPARIEDVVARATEEVDLAIKEAGEQAAFDLGVHGIDPELIKVLGKLKFRTSYAQNVLQHSVEVAFIAGIIAAELGLDIKLAKRMGLLHDIGKAVDHEVDGAHAIIGAKLAKKYGENQSVVNAIASHHEDQMPESVYDFIVQSADALSGARPGARKESLENYVKRLEDLENIANSFDGVVNTYAIQAGREIRVITESEKITDESAMLLSKDIARQIEENLTFPGQVKVVVIRETRAVEYTRK, from the coding sequence ATGAATTTTCTAATGATGCTTGCATTCATGCTGTTGCTGATAGCTGTCGGTGCGGTCATTTTATATGTGATAAAAACAAAAATTGATCAGCAACGACTTGATTTCCAGGAAGAGCAACGCGTTGCCATGGAAGAAGCCGTTAAAAAAGCTGAAACTCTGCTTAAGGAAGCTAAGCTTGAGGCCCGATCCCGCCTGCTTGAAATGAAAAGTACCTTTGATGCCGAGACAGAAGAGACCCGGGCTGAATTGAAAAAAGAGGAACGAAGGCTTTCTAAAAAAAGTGAAAAGCTTGACAAGCTTGAAGATCAATTTGCCAAAAAAGAAAAATCATTAGAAAAAAGTGAACGTGACGTTACAGAAAAACTTGAGTCTGCAACCCGGAAAGAGGAATCCTATACCCAACTCCTTGAAGAGACAAAAAAAGAGCTTGAAAAAGTTTCCGGGATGACCCTTGAGCAGGCGAAAGAACTGCTGCTTAAAACCATGGAGGATGAAGCCAGGCATGAAGGCGCTAAAATGGTTAAAAAGATCACCAGCGAAGTCAAGGAAAAAGCAGATAAAGAGGCTAAAAAGATTATATCGACTGCCATCCAGCGCTATGCGGGTGACTATGTCGCTGAGCGCACAGTTTCTGTGGTCAATCTGCCCGGAGATGAAATGAAAGGTCGGATTATCGGCAGGGAAGGCCGCAATATTCGGGCTCTGGAAGCCGCAACCGGCATTGATCTGATTATAGACGATACCCCGGAAGCTGTTATCTTGTCGGGATTCAACCCAGTCAGGCGGGAAGTTGCAAGGCTCTCCCTTGAAAAGTTGATTTCAGATGGAAGAATCCATCCCGCCCGCATCGAGGATGTTGTGGCGCGTGCAACCGAAGAAGTTGATTTGGCTATTAAAGAAGCAGGAGAACAGGCTGCCTTTGATTTAGGTGTACACGGCATTGATCCTGAACTCATCAAGGTACTTGGCAAGCTTAAATTTAGAACATCCTATGCTCAGAATGTCCTGCAACACTCTGTTGAAGTGGCGTTTATAGCCGGTATTATCGCTGCTGAGCTTGGTCTGGATATAAAGCTTGCCAAACGTATGGGACTACTCCACGATATAGGGAAAGCCGTGGATCATGAGGTCGATGGGGCCCATGCCATCATTGGCGCCAAGCTTGCTAAAAAATATGGCGAAAACCAAAGCGTTGTTAATGCCATTGCATCCCACCATGAAGACCAAATGCCTGAAAGTGTTTATGATTTTATCGTACAATCTGCTGATGCGCTTTCAGGGGCCAGGCCCGGTGCCAGGAAAGAAAGCCTTGAAAATTACGTAAAACGTTTAGAAGATTTAGAAAATATTGCAAATAGTTTTGACGGCGTGGTAAATACCTATGCCATTCAGGCCGGGCGTGAGATCCGGGTCATTACTGAAAGTGAAAAAATTACTGATGAAAGTGCAATGCTGCTTTCAAAAGATATTGCCCGCCAGATTGAAGAGAATCTGACATTTCCGGGCCAGGTCAAAGTTGTTGTTATTCGGGAAACCAGAGCGGTTGAATATACCAGGAAATGA
- the tyrS gene encoding tyrosine--tRNA ligase → MSVLSILKERGFIEATTHTQELEDYLENNRATCYIGFDPTASSLHVGSLVCIMALAHMQQQGHRPIGLVGGGTGLIGDPSGKTELRKVLTQDQIDENKAGIRKQLSRFIDFSEDKALMLDNAAWLTNLEYISFLRDIGRHFSINKMIKAESVKSRLESEDGLTFIEFNYMLLQAYDFMELAKTHDCLLQMGGSDQWGNIVAGIDLVRRTLGKQAFGITFPLITTASGIKMGKTHKGAVWLDPERFSPYEYYQFWVNTDDLDVTKFLALFTFIPMEEIELVKKLEGADLNKAKTILAYEATKIAHGEDEALKSLKATASMFGSLEVPSDLLPSASIPRGTLACGVDASVPASAFNEGDVVDKMFVVDLFCDAGLCKSKSDARRLIKQGGAYINGERLGSFEQVVAAADVNDSEIMLRAGKKKYHKIILK, encoded by the coding sequence ATGAGTGTTTTATCGATTTTAAAAGAGCGTGGATTCATTGAGGCGACAACCCATACCCAGGAGCTTGAAGACTATCTGGAAAATAATAGAGCCACCTGTTATATCGGTTTTGACCCAACCGCTTCAAGTCTGCATGTCGGAAGTCTTGTGTGTATTATGGCACTGGCCCACATGCAACAGCAGGGGCATCGCCCCATCGGCCTTGTCGGCGGCGGGACAGGACTTATTGGTGACCCATCCGGTAAAACAGAACTGCGCAAAGTGCTTACCCAGGATCAGATTGATGAAAATAAAGCCGGAATTCGAAAACAATTATCCAGATTTATTGATTTTTCCGAAGATAAGGCATTGATGCTTGATAATGCTGCCTGGCTTACCAATCTGGAATACATTTCGTTTTTAAGGGATATTGGCAGGCATTTTTCCATAAATAAGATGATCAAAGCAGAAAGCGTTAAATCAAGATTGGAATCAGAAGATGGCCTGACCTTTATTGAATTTAACTATATGTTGCTCCAGGCTTATGATTTCATGGAGCTTGCCAAAACCCATGACTGCCTGCTTCAGATGGGCGGAAGTGATCAGTGGGGGAACATTGTGGCAGGAATTGATCTTGTGCGTCGTACCCTTGGTAAGCAAGCCTTTGGGATCACTTTCCCATTGATTACCACCGCGTCCGGAATAAAAATGGGTAAAACCCATAAAGGTGCTGTCTGGCTAGATCCTGAACGGTTTTCCCCCTATGAGTATTATCAGTTCTGGGTAAATACTGATGACCTGGATGTGACAAAATTTTTGGCATTATTTACCTTTATTCCCATGGAAGAGATCGAATTGGTGAAAAAATTAGAAGGAGCGGATTTGAATAAAGCCAAAACCATTCTTGCATATGAGGCGACTAAAATTGCCCATGGAGAGGATGAGGCGCTAAAATCCCTTAAAGCCACAGCTTCCATGTTTGGGTCCCTTGAGGTGCCTTCTGATCTTTTGCCTTCTGCAAGCATTCCCAGGGGAACGCTTGCTTGTGGAGTTGATGCGTCAGTGCCGGCCAGCGCATTTAATGAAGGGGATGTGGTGGACAAGATGTTTGTGGTTGATCTGTTTTGTGACGCAGGGTTGTGCAAGTCCAAATCAGATGCCCGCCGTCTCATTAAACAGGGGGGTGCCTATATTAATGGTGAAAGGCTAGGTTCCTTTGAACAGGTTGTGGCTGCTGCAGACGTAAACGACTCTGAAATTATGCTAAGGGCGGGAAAGAAAAAATATCATAAAATTATTTTAAAATAG
- a CDS encoding Ni/Fe hydrogenase subunit alpha: MGKTIHIAPLSRIEGHANINIQLDDNGDVASATTHFNSIRGFEKYVQGKPAEEVTRIVTRICGICPWHHHLSSTKAVDACFGAQVAPAGHMLRECMQNMAHINDKILHFYFLAAPDFVMGPDADYKVRNVIGIAQAAPDQARQVIKMRQLGQMMMEKFAGKVIHPIAAVPGGFSKPMSDSQRRELIEDTKTLLDFATFSMAHAKENIFPAYMDDVTTLGSITTGFIGTVDDHGALNFYDGKIRLMMLDGSFQDFNDADYLDYIAEHVEPTSYGKYPYAKSWGQGFSMDIDNPKGIYRSNCLARLNACDYISTPLAQAELETFRKQFGRPAQHTLLYHWARLIELVYACKKTLELLMDTAICGKETRSDVTPKGGRGVGHVEAPRGTLIHDYYCKLEIHPPYR, encoded by the coding sequence ATGGGAAAAACCATTCACATCGCCCCCCTGTCACGCATAGAGGGGCATGCAAATATTAATATACAGCTTGATGACAATGGAGACGTGGCTTCGGCCACCACCCATTTTAACTCCATCAGGGGGTTTGAAAAATATGTCCAGGGAAAACCGGCCGAAGAAGTGACCCGAATTGTCACCCGTATTTGCGGAATCTGCCCCTGGCATCACCACCTGTCATCCACCAAGGCCGTGGATGCCTGTTTTGGGGCGCAAGTTGCCCCGGCAGGCCACATGCTGCGCGAATGCATGCAGAACATGGCCCACATCAACGACAAAATTCTGCACTTTTATTTTCTAGCAGCGCCTGATTTTGTCATGGGGCCGGACGCCGATTACAAGGTCAGGAACGTCATCGGTATTGCCCAGGCAGCACCGGACCAGGCCAGACAGGTGATTAAAATGAGGCAACTGGGACAAATGATGATGGAAAAATTTGCAGGCAAGGTCATCCATCCAATTGCAGCAGTCCCAGGCGGATTTTCAAAACCCATGTCTGACAGCCAGCGCAGAGAGTTGATTGAAGACACAAAAACTCTGCTGGATTTTGCCACCTTCTCCATGGCCCATGCCAAGGAAAATATCTTCCCGGCATATATGGATGACGTAACCACCCTTGGCAGCATCACTACAGGTTTTATCGGCACGGTGGATGACCATGGGGCATTGAATTTTTATGACGGAAAGATCCGGCTCATGATGCTGGATGGTTCGTTTCAGGATTTTAATGATGCAGATTACCTGGATTACATAGCTGAACATGTGGAACCAACGTCCTATGGAAAATACCCCTATGCAAAATCCTGGGGACAGGGGTTTTCCATGGATATTGACAATCCCAAAGGTATTTACCGGTCCAATTGCCTGGCAAGACTGAATGCCTGCGATTATATTTCAACTCCCCTTGCCCAGGCTGAATTGGAAACCTTCAGGAAACAATTCGGACGCCCTGCCCAGCACACTCTGCTTTATCATTGGGCCAGACTTATCGAGCTTGTATATGCCTGTAAAAAGACCCTTGAACTTCTTATGGATACAGCCATCTGCGGAAAAGAGACGCGGTCTGACGTCACCCCGAAAGGCGGTCGCGGCGTAGGCCATGTGGAAGCGCCCCGGGGGACCTTGATACATGACTACTACTGCAAATTGGAAATTCATCCCCCCTACAGGTGA